The following coding sequences lie in one Crassostrea angulata isolate pt1a10 chromosome 10, ASM2561291v2, whole genome shotgun sequence genomic window:
- the LOC128166715 gene encoding RING finger protein 207-like has product MMDDGSSGQHFVECSMCGSNVTYFCVQCNEDLCKTCEEQHKTHDVLIYREKYATIYPEKCSTHPQEEYSYFCRECEVSLCGSCVQSLGHSGHLLVDIKTAYDEHRQNYRQWCYRIRSEELPRCQIQQGRVDGELEERRALFRDILNRIENQAAKLKLLITELVDENKKALEDLQSTQLNDLERTKSDLLSDSTHLSEILDGFEKSASYPARFLSYVKEHPKLVLRCPNVPDFPVPFYEQRDLNGEDICKLLGRIETRASKPTSRTPSVTSGNPSLAPGPASRTSYKTALRQKIDVPELTSIRHISHFGTNQVWVSDSSNLVCKDLDTTESTRKLSVCDDGYGCHTINDKGELFYIDTNLNILKWSEKMKDKLRPYVEITKPWVPMSVHFSRQTNSLLVGMVVPLKKAKVVRYNDSGQEVQSLEENREGHALYEAPAYITDNLTGDVIVSDYKKKAVVVVDRDGGHRFSYKGPVLGFLQLLWPRGVTTDNQANILVSNFNTQNCVHVVDKEGHFLKVLEIDAGLLKPFGLSYDYLNGLIMAGSCNSQTLHVQHYLA; this is encoded by the coding sequence ATGATGGACGACGGATCGAGCGGCCAGCATTTCGTAGAATGTTCTATGTGTGGAAGTAATGTGACTTATTTCTGTGTTCAGTGTAATGAGGATCTTTGTAAAACTTGCGAGGAACAGCACAAAACTCACGATGTCCTTATATACAGAGAGAAATACGCCACCATCTACCCAGAGAAGTGCTCCACCCACCCGCAGGAGGAGTATTCCTACTTTTGTAGGGAGTGCGAGGTATCGCTCTGTGGGTCCTGTGTCCAGAGCCTTGGGCATTCAGGGCACCTGCTTGTGGACATCAAGACGGCTTATGACGAACATCGTCAGAATTACAGACAATGGTGTTACAGAATTCGATCCGAAGAACTCCCTCGCTGCCAGATCCAGCAAGGCAGAGTCGACGGGGAGCTTGAAGAAAGACGGGCTTTGTTTAGGGATATACTAAATCGCATTGAGAACCAGGCGGCCAAATTAAAATTGCTTATAACTGAACTTGTTGATGAAAACAAAAAGGCATTGGAAGACCTTCAGAGCACTCAGTTAAATGATCTTGAAAGAACAAAAAGTGACCTTCTGTCGGACAGTACCCATCTGAGCGAGATTTTGGATGGCTTTGAAAAGTCAGCAAGCTATCCAGCACGATTTTTATCGTACGTAAAAGAACATCCAAAGCTTGTATTACGGTGTCCAAATGTTCCCGATTTTCCGGTACCTTTTTATGAACAGAGGGATTTGAATGGAgaagatatttgtaaattaCTTGGACGTATTGAAACAAGGGCATCAAAGCCTACATCTAGAACCCCTTCTGTGACATCTGGCAACCCTTCTTTGGCACCGGGGCCTGCATCTAGAACCTCTTATAAGACGGCTCTGAGACAGAAAATAGACGTCCCAGAACTGACCAGTATACGCCATATTTCTCACTTTGGGACGAACCAGGTATGGGTCAGTGATTCAAGCAACCTGGTTTGTAAAGACTTGGACACCACAGAGTCAACTCGAAAGTTGTCTGTTTGTGATGACGGCTATGGCTGTCATACGATAAACGACAAGGGGGAACTTTTCTACATAGATACCAACTTAAATATTCTCAAATGGTCAGAGAAAATGAAGGACAAACTACGCCCTTATGTCGAGATAACCAAACCGTGGGTACCAATGAGTGTCCATTTCTCACGCCAAACTAACTCACTGTTGGTAGGGATGGTTGTACCACTGAAAAAAGCCAAAGTGGTTCGGTATAACGACAGCGGCCAGGAAGTGCAGAGTTTAGAGGAGAACAGAGAAGGGCACGCGCTGTACGAAGCACCTGCTTACATCACTGACAATCTGACCGGGGACGTGATTGTGTCCGACTATAAGAAGAAGGCTGTGGTAGTGGTGGACAGGGACGGGGGCCACAGGTTCTCCTACAAGGGCCCTGTCCTGGGATTTCTCCAACTGTTATGGCCGCGCGGGGTCACGACCGATAACCAGGCCAATATCCTCGTCTCCAACTTCAATACTCAGAACTGTGTACATGTTGTGGACAAGGAAGGGCACTTCCTAAAGGTCCTGGAAATAGACGCCGGCTTACTGAAGCCTTTTGGTCTAAGCTATGATTATTTGAATGGACTGATAATGGCTGGATCTTGTAATAGTCAAACACTTCATGTGCAACATTATTTAGCGTAA